Sequence from the Populus nigra chromosome 17, ddPopNigr1.1, whole genome shotgun sequence genome:
tcaagcgatctttgtctaatttatgtagttaaatattgaataatattaaatactagtttttcaaataaaatacaattaaaataataaaaaataatttttattttactggatcGAAcccgttttaatatattttaagttttgaaccaGAACCGGTTCAgccaaaataatataacaagCTATACTGTTGACGCGAACAGTGCAGCACTGCACTGTTTAATTAGCATCAACAGTGCAGCATGCTGCACTGTTGACGCGAATAGTGCAACATGCTGCACTGTTCATGCCAATTAATTTGCTTGATGTGCGAAAACATGCAGCAGAGAGGGAAAAACGCGACAAAAAGCATGTAAATTCTGCTTCAACAAAACCGTGTTTTCAACGCAGATAATGGTAGGTCCCACGTATAAAAATCACGTCTcatttcttaaccaaacactatGTTATCACTGTTACATGCTAAACACAGCCACAAACTCTTAGCCAAACGGACTCATAGTCAAATGGTAGCGGTGCTCAATTCGCAGTTTGACACacattttagaataaatttaaaGGTAATCACTAATGCAACATGAAAATACAGAGAGGTAATACCAAAAATTCCAGGTGCAGCAAGAATTTTGGAGCAATGAAAGGAGGTTGTTGGACAAACAAGTAAATGAAAGGGATGATGACAAACAATCAGCCAACCACTAGAAAGAGCGTGCACAAGTCATGGTATGGAATAGCAAAACACAGAAGACtgacttttaatttatatatctggTTGCTGTTGGGTGTGCAGCTGatggtaaataaaataaaactgtaCTTACAGGACATATCCAATCCTTCCATCAGGTAAAAGCATAGGCATCATTGCCATGCCAGCAGGAGTCGGTCCCCTGCCATAGATGACAGGCTGCAGGATTTTGTCATGCCAATGAGCAAATATACTTGATCAGAAAGTTTGAGAAAATTTCAATATGTGCACTAGACATCTCATAACAAAGATAACAAATTAATCCTTATCAATTACACAGCTTGAATGAAGATCTAAATTGCaaacttttaaatgaaaaaacactTATTATGAGAATAACCCATTGCTTAATGCAAAGCCATTTATTGTTGTCATTTAATTATGTCTATTGTGGTAAATTCGAGTATGCCTTTGGCTCTAAGTTCCTCAAAAATATTGTGAATCATAATAATCATActgaattaaaatcaataatagtTTGCATAAAGTAGTTACCGACTGTTAAATCCTAGAAGCAATTTTGTGAATCTTAAATCATACAAATTGACATTAATAGGACAAATTCCTACCAGTAGTAAGCATAACCATCATTATTTCTGTcttgaaatgaataaaaatgaaacaaactCTTCAGCATCAAatcataaaatgaaaagttGAAATAACTCAGACTTTCTATGTTGACAAACTTCTCAAATATTTTGTTCCTTGATAAATCCTAGCAGACCACCATACACATGCTTGTTCCATGTGTCAAAGTGGTTCTGTGCTGtgctctgtgtgtgtgtgtgtgtgtgtgtgtggtgcaCAATAGAACATCAGCTTACTTGTCTAAAGCCAGCAGCGCCAAAGCCTGCACCGAAAGCACCATATGTACCCCCAGCTAAACCGTAGCCAAGTTGAGGTGGAAAGTTTGAGTACAAGGATGAATTCTGTGAATTTGGCCCTCCAGAAGGCTTCTGATCAGTATGAGGTTTTGCAAGGGAACAATCCAAAACTTGACCTGCAAATGAAGAGGCACCTGTCATTAATAGAAAACATTCATAAGTGTAAATAAAGACTGCTAGATTTTAGGAGGAAAAGTTACCATCAATTTCATATTTCTCAGTGTTCTTCAATGCCTTCATGGCACTTGACCTCTCTGCAAAGTGCACAAAACCAAATCTGCTCTTTTCATGTCCTGGTTTTGCAGGTGGAAGAACTACTTTTGTGACTTTTCCGTGATGCTCAAACAGCTGCCTTAGACGATCCTGAGTAATATCTTCAGGTAAATTCTTGACATATACTGCCTTGACCTGTACCAGACATAATAAGTCAGTCATGACTCAAAAACTTCCCAAAATAAATGATTTGATAAAGATAACTGCATGGTGACTTGCAGTTGCACACAAACAATTGTCTAAGtaagaaatcaataaaaaagtgttaaaaaaaaagagctacaATTCGGATGGAAAAGTTGGTCTAGTGTTGGATCTGGAGATGGGGGAAAATGCTGTTCCTCATTACCAGTCAACATCCCAAAAACAGGAGCGTATGGCATCAATCAAGAAGGCAACAAGACAAATGCAGAAGCATCTCAAGCAGATGAACTAACTTTTTTGATAGGCAGAACAAAGCTCTACTACATAAAatggagaacataaaatgacAATGCAACAGACCTGAGACGCAGCAGAAGATCCTGCATTTTTAGGATCTGCCCAGCTCACAGTAGGAGCATTATCATCAAGTTTAAATTCTGGGTTTGACATCTTTTTTCTTGAGTATTCTGCACATGCATGATTATAATACTCAATGAATGCAAATCCCCGATTCCGGCTCGGGTTCTGTGGGTCCTgcgcaaccaagaaaaaatagaaagatcaCTACACAATTCATCATCAGGCTACGTTGTCTATGCATgtatacacaaaaaaaataaagcacaaaGACCTTCAACAATTCCACCGAATTAACTCCAGGCCCAATCTTTTTTACAGCCTTCTTCATATTTTCTTCTCCCCAGTTTCTTGGGACATTGCCAATAAACAGTCTATGATTTACTTGAGATGTTGAACACTTTACCTTTTTACCCTGAAGAGAAAGCAGGAATTAAACGAACATTCATACAAAATACcttatacaagaaaaataaaaaatgaaaataacattCATACAGCCTAAAGTGAGAAAGATAATAGCGAGCACAAATTCCATTGCCAGCATGAAGAAATGATGTTTCTATGACTAATATCGTATCTATAAAGGAACTCAGAAGCAGGATACCTTAAACTCCGTATTGTTCAACTCTTCAATGGCCTTAGAAGCCAATTCCTTTGTTCTGAAAGACACAAAAGCATAACCCTTTGACTCGCTTGAATCTTTTCCCTTCATTATCCTTACCTGCTATCAGCATATACAAGATTTAGTCCAtccaaacaaaagaaacataGACAGGGCATTTGCAAAGACAAGATCAGTTACCTCTGTTACTTCTCCTATAGATTCACAGAATTCCTTCAAATCCCCTTCAGAAGCATCAGGAGGAATGCCACCAAGATACACCTCTGATCCGTGAGGAGGAAGTGCAAGAAGCTCAGCATGTTTTCTTTGCTCATCTATCTCCTCTTCACCATCTGAGCCCTTTTTCGAATCTGCTTCATCAGCAGCctcttcaatttcttcctcttctaccTCCTCTTCAACCTCTTCCTCTATCTCTTCcacttcctcctcctcttctacTTCTTCATACTCAACTTCTTCTTCCATTGTCTCCTCAGCTTCATTGTCACCATCAAGGTCAACCTGCTCTTCAGGCTCGACAGACTTTTCAGGGATACCTGGTTCATCAGCAGATGCACCACTTCCCCCTGATCTTGGCATCTTATGTATCTAACAAAAGAATCTTGCAAGGAAACTGTGAAGCAAGCACAGAAGCCAGAAGCATTCACAGCAGGAAGAAAGCAAGTATGGAAAGGTGGAAACAAAATGAGAGGCCAAATGGAGTTGCAGGATAAGAATCTCGACAGAATTTGTGCCATGAGATATCGATCCAAGGAGTTTTATGCGAATGATACTCAAATAAGGGATCACGAAAAATTAGCAAATAGCTCCAGCGTCAGGCAAGAGAGAAGAAGgaatgaaaaaagagaggataatgatcgatgatgatgatgttcgACAGatgaaaaaatacttaaaatgaAGTGatgaatttcttgaaatttagaTATTGGCACTGGCCCAAGAAACAACAGCCAgtttaatagtttaaatatcTATCCGGATAAGTACAtccaaccaaaaaacaaaaggaaaaaagaaaagaaaaagaaaacacaagtaATGAGAGATTGAACGAAAGTGATTCACatcataaaacataattattatgaaGCATGAAgtaatgaaacaaaaacaaagaagctaTATATTCCCATACAAAAAATAGTCAATATAATAACAAGCAACAGACACAAACTGATCTTGATTATCATTCgaaccttttccttttcaaccTAGCCCCCCCGTCCTCCCCTCTTAAGAAACCCCAAAGCTTAATATCTTCGAGAATCTTTTGGGACTTGCAGCTACATTGCTTCTACTGAAAAACACCTTACTTCATGCGCCAATtgataacatttttttcaataattaagtTCAAGTCAATCCAATTCTTACCATTTATGAGCTAATTCTTCAtcactttttataattatgaattcaaatcaaacattcaaaaaatacttctttttttatatattagcaggaaaaaggaaaggaagaaagaaaagacgAGTTCTTCCAAAATAACATaaagaaactaaaaacaaaGCCAGCAGAACCAGCGAAACCAAACCCACAATCTAATTCTAGACAATAACCAATTAGTTTCGATTAAAACCAAAGTATCTCACATTAACTTCatcaaagaagaagagagagaatttACCTTGTTAGCAGCACGCAAATTTGAGCTGAGAAATTAcaaatgaagaagagaagaagaagaagaagaagacggaGGAGCTatgaatgattgtttttttccttgaaaaatgttaaaaccttgtatttctttttttttcctatcagcTCTTAACCGCTGAGTTCTTTCGATTCTTTATTTTCGCGGACCTGCAATCTAAAAAAAGAGGATGAGGCGCTGTGCCCTAATTTAATGGGCCAATAAAGAATAACGCCGCATTGGATAATGGATAACATTATCGAATAAGGATACCTATTCCAAGGCCTAATAAGggatattgcataaaataataattaattattataaaacaatgCCCCTatgctttttcttcttcctttttttttttcttacctgaTATCTCGTAtccttttaaaagataaaactaatctcatttaaaatttatagataCCCTTTTCAGTAAATATGTTTTCTGAGATCGTATTTGTATTCTCGTTCTTACAAGaatataacaatattttaaCCG
This genomic interval carries:
- the LOC133677299 gene encoding heterogeneous nuclear ribonucleoprotein Q-like isoform X1, which gives rise to MPRSGGSGASADEPGIPEKSVEPEEQVDLDGDNEAEETMEEEVEYEEVEEEEEVEEIEEEVEEEVEEEEIEEAADEADSKKGSDGEEEIDEQRKHAELLALPPHGSEVYLGGIPPDASEGDLKEFCESIGEVTEQVRIMKGKDSSESKGYAFVSFRTKELASKAIEELNNTEFKGKKVKCSTSQVNHRLFIGNVPRNWGEENMKKAVKKIGPGVNSVELLKDPQNPSRNRGFAFIEYYNHACAEYSRKKMSNPEFKLDDNAPTVSWADPKNAGSSAASQVKAVYVKNLPEDITQDRLRQLFEHHGKVTKVVLPPAKPGHEKSRFGFVHFAERSSAMKALKNTEKYEIDGQVLDCSLAKPHTDQKPSGGPNSQNSSLYSNFPPQLGYGLAGGTYGAFGAGFGAAGFRQPVIYGRGPTPAGMAMMPMLLPDGRIGYVLQQPGMQAHSSPQPQGGRGRGAGSSSGGRRGNDRGRSRYNPY
- the LOC133677299 gene encoding heterogeneous nuclear ribonucleoprotein Q-like isoform X2, giving the protein MPRSGGSGASADEPGIPEKSVEPEEQVDLDGDNEAEETMEEEVEYEEVEEEEEVEEIEEEVEEEVEEEEIEEAADEADSKKGSDGEEEIDEQRKHAELLALPPHGSEVYLGGIPPDASEGDLKEFCESIGEVTEVRIMKGKDSSESKGYAFVSFRTKELASKAIEELNNTEFKGKKVKCSTSQVNHRLFIGNVPRNWGEENMKKAVKKIGPGVNSVELLKDPQNPSRNRGFAFIEYYNHACAEYSRKKMSNPEFKLDDNAPTVSWADPKNAGSSAASQVKAVYVKNLPEDITQDRLRQLFEHHGKVTKVVLPPAKPGHEKSRFGFVHFAERSSAMKALKNTEKYEIDGQVLDCSLAKPHTDQKPSGGPNSQNSSLYSNFPPQLGYGLAGGTYGAFGAGFGAAGFRQPVIYGRGPTPAGMAMMPMLLPDGRIGYVLQQPGMQAHSSPQPQGGRGRGAGSSSGGRRGNDRGRSRYNPY